A single window of Microbispora hainanensis DNA harbors:
- a CDS encoding NADP-dependent oxidoreductase encodes MPTMKAVRMHRTGDPEVLALEEVPRPEPGPGDVLVRVHAAGMNPPDWYARIGFSNIPEEMRPAFPLPYTPGSDISGVVVAVGEGVGEWREGDEVFGLVRFPGALGNGGRGYAEYTTSPASHLARKPASLSHVEAAAVPMAGLTAYQFVFDHIKLGEGRRVLVNGAAGGVGHFAAQLAKLQGAYVIGVASGRHETFLRELGVDEFVDYTTTRVEDAVRDVDVLIDSVGGPDAHRFLRVVRPGGVISPVFHGEYHRDHAAELGITFRGGQVHSDGKQMAELGRLLEEGRLRVGIDAVFPLAEAAKAHERAERGHIQGKLVLQVVPDKAD; translated from the coding sequence ATGCCCACCATGAAGGCCGTCCGCATGCACAGGACCGGAGACCCCGAGGTCCTGGCGCTGGAGGAGGTTCCCCGCCCCGAGCCGGGTCCCGGGGACGTGCTGGTCCGGGTGCACGCGGCCGGGATGAACCCGCCCGACTGGTACGCCCGCATAGGCTTTTCGAACATTCCCGAGGAGATGCGGCCCGCGTTTCCCCTGCCGTACACGCCGGGCTCGGACATCTCCGGCGTGGTCGTCGCCGTCGGCGAGGGCGTCGGCGAGTGGCGGGAGGGCGACGAGGTCTTCGGGCTCGTGCGCTTTCCCGGCGCTCTGGGCAACGGAGGCCGGGGCTACGCCGAATACACCACCTCGCCCGCGTCCCACCTGGCCCGCAAGCCGGCCTCGCTCAGCCACGTCGAGGCGGCCGCCGTGCCGATGGCGGGGCTCACCGCCTATCAGTTCGTCTTCGACCACATCAAGCTCGGCGAGGGCCGCAGGGTGCTGGTCAACGGCGCCGCCGGCGGGGTCGGCCACTTCGCGGCGCAGCTCGCCAAACTACAGGGCGCGTACGTCATCGGGGTCGCCTCGGGGCGGCACGAGACGTTCCTGCGCGAGCTGGGGGTGGACGAGTTCGTCGACTACACGACCACGCGCGTGGAGGACGCGGTGCGCGACGTGGACGTGCTCATCGACAGCGTGGGCGGGCCGGACGCCCACCGGTTCCTGCGGGTGGTGCGGCCCGGCGGCGTGATCAGCCCGGTCTTCCACGGCGAGTATCACCGCGACCACGCGGCCGAGCTGGGCATCACGTTCCGGGGCGGCCAGGTCCACTCGGACGGCAAGCAGATGGCCGAACTGGGACGCCTGCTGGAGGAGGGCCGGCTGCGCGTCGGCATCGACGCGGTCTTCCCGCTCGCCGAGGCCGCGAAGGCCCACGAGCGGGCCGAGCGCGGGCACATCCAGGGCAAGCTGGTCCTTCAGGTGGTTCCCGACAAAGCCGATTAG
- a CDS encoding DUF4307 domain-containing protein encodes MPTDEVGGQGTRPVLGTPDEFAPRPARPSRLVSYVVIALIVAVFAGGWGYVMLRANGNPSVSADVITFDASAADSAAITFTVHKPADRAAMCRIQALDTQHLEVGSREITIPKGRSDLEFTERLRTSSQATAVHVDYCDLV; translated from the coding sequence ATGCCCACCGATGAGGTCGGCGGCCAGGGGACACGCCCGGTGCTCGGCACGCCGGACGAGTTCGCGCCCCGCCCGGCGCGGCCCTCCAGGCTGGTGTCGTACGTCGTGATCGCGTTGATCGTGGCGGTGTTCGCGGGCGGCTGGGGCTACGTGATGCTCCGCGCGAACGGGAACCCTTCGGTGAGTGCGGACGTCATCACCTTCGACGCGAGCGCCGCGGACTCCGCCGCCATCACCTTCACCGTGCACAAGCCCGCGGACCGGGCGGCGATGTGCCGGATCCAGGCGCTCGACACCCAGCACCTGGAGGTCGGCAGCCGTGAGATAACCATTCCCAAGGGCCGGTCGGATCTCGAGTTCACCGAACGTCTGAGGACGAGTTCCCAGGCCACAGCAGTTCATGTCGACTACTGCGATCTCGTATAG
- a CDS encoding TetR family transcriptional regulator yields the protein MSSPQRADRTSPASDRAVTSLRERKKAKTRRTIQEQALRLFAEQGYDATTVEQIAEAAEVSPSTFFRYFPTKEDAVTQDDYDPLLMEAIKAQPPDLPPLTTLRAAFRTAFEAMEPEELDRMLSRTKLTTSVPALRARTMEGLYSTIEMLAGAVAERAGRDPRSPAVRTLAGAVMGVMLPAMFTWVEHDGRIPLPVLLDEALGYLEAGLPI from the coding sequence ATGAGCTCACCTCAGCGCGCTGACCGGACCTCGCCCGCCTCCGACCGCGCTGTCACGAGCCTGCGCGAGCGCAAGAAGGCCAAGACCCGCAGGACCATCCAGGAGCAGGCGCTGCGGCTGTTCGCCGAGCAGGGATACGACGCGACGACGGTCGAGCAGATCGCGGAGGCGGCCGAGGTCTCCCCCAGCACGTTCTTCCGCTACTTCCCCACGAAGGAGGACGCGGTCACCCAGGACGACTACGACCCGCTCCTGATGGAGGCGATCAAGGCGCAGCCGCCGGACCTGCCCCCGCTGACCACGCTGCGCGCCGCGTTCCGCACCGCCTTCGAGGCGATGGAGCCCGAGGAGCTCGACCGGATGCTCTCCCGGACCAAGCTGACCACCTCCGTGCCCGCCCTGCGGGCCCGGACGATGGAAGGGCTGTACTCCACGATCGAGATGCTCGCCGGGGCGGTGGCCGAGCGGGCGGGCCGCGACCCCCGCAGCCCCGCCGTACGGACGCTGGCCGGCGCGGTGATGGGGGTCATGCTCCCGGCGATGTTCACCTGGGTGGAGCACGACGGCCGGATCCCGCTGCCCGTGCTGCTCGACGAGGCACTCGGCTACCTGGAGGCCGGGCTGCCGATCTAA
- a CDS encoding helix-turn-helix domain-containing protein: MSTVALAVTDGMLHFELALAYEVFGADLSHVADPWYSLVVCGPGAVRAGRFRLEPDHGLDRLSHADTVIVPGWADAEVDPPAELVDAVRAAHEAGARVASLCTGAFVLAAAGLLDGRRATTHWAHTEELAARYPRVEVDPDVLYVDNGSVLTSAGKAAAMDLCLHLVRLDHGSSVANTVARRLVVPPHRDGGQAQFVTTPVPAPGNHPLAELFPWVMERLDHPLTVDDLARRARMSSRNLSRHFRSVTGTTPLQWLLVQRIRRAQELLETTDDGIDVIAAATGMGTATTLRRHFNRTVGVPPDTYRRTFRARTRPGLGGPPRPGELVGDRGDVFRPVPA; the protein is encoded by the coding sequence ATGAGCACTGTCGCGCTGGCCGTCACCGACGGGATGCTGCACTTCGAGCTGGCGCTGGCCTACGAGGTCTTCGGGGCCGACCTGAGCCACGTGGCCGACCCCTGGTACAGCCTCGTCGTCTGCGGTCCCGGCGCGGTGCGGGCCGGGCGGTTCCGGCTGGAGCCCGACCACGGGCTCGACCGGCTCTCGCACGCCGACACCGTGATCGTCCCGGGCTGGGCCGACGCCGAGGTCGATCCACCCGCCGAGCTGGTCGACGCGGTGCGCGCGGCCCACGAGGCGGGCGCGCGGGTGGCCTCCCTCTGCACGGGCGCGTTCGTCCTGGCGGCCGCCGGCCTGCTGGACGGCAGGCGCGCGACCACGCACTGGGCGCACACCGAGGAGCTGGCCGCCCGCTATCCGCGGGTGGAGGTGGACCCGGACGTCCTGTACGTGGACAACGGCAGCGTGCTCACCTCCGCGGGCAAGGCCGCGGCCATGGACCTGTGCCTTCACCTCGTGCGCCTCGACCACGGCTCCTCGGTCGCCAACACGGTCGCCCGCCGCCTGGTCGTGCCGCCGCACCGGGACGGCGGCCAGGCCCAGTTCGTCACCACCCCGGTGCCCGCCCCCGGCAACCACCCGCTCGCCGAACTGTTCCCCTGGGTCATGGAACGTCTTGACCATCCGCTGACCGTGGACGACCTGGCCCGCCGGGCGCGGATGAGCTCGCGCAACCTGAGCCGCCACTTCAGGTCGGTCACCGGCACCACCCCGCTGCAGTGGCTGCTGGTGCAGCGCATCCGCCGCGCCCAGGAGCTGCTGGAGACCACCGACGACGGCATCGACGTCATCGCGGCGGCCACCGGAATGGGCACCGCCACGACGCTGCGCCGGCACTTCAACCGCACTGTCGGCGTGCCTCCGGACACCTACCGCCGCACCTTCCGGGCCCGTACGCGCCCCGGCCTGGGCGGGCCGCCACGTCCGGGGGAACTCGTGGGGGACCGTGGGGATGTGTTCCGGCCCGTCCCGGCGTAG
- the greA gene encoding transcription elongation factor GreA, producing the protein MAVSQNDNVTWLTQEAYDRLKEEYEYLSGPGRTDIAKKIEAAREEGDLRENGGYHAAKDEQGKMEARIFHLRQILDNARVGEAPRAEGVVGPGMTVTVRFDGDDEEVTFLLASREESGAPIDVYSPNSPLGSAINGKKIGEKATYTLPNGRQNTVEILEAVPYIGN; encoded by the coding sequence GTGGCCGTCTCCCAGAACGACAACGTCACCTGGCTGACGCAAGAGGCGTACGACCGCCTCAAGGAGGAGTACGAGTACCTTTCGGGCCCGGGACGCACGGACATCGCCAAGAAGATCGAAGCCGCCCGGGAAGAGGGTGACCTCAGGGAGAACGGTGGCTACCACGCCGCCAAGGACGAGCAGGGCAAGATGGAGGCCCGCATCTTCCACCTCCGGCAGATCCTGGACAACGCCAGGGTCGGCGAGGCGCCCCGCGCCGAGGGCGTGGTCGGCCCCGGCATGACCGTGACGGTCCGCTTCGACGGCGACGACGAGGAGGTCACCTTCCTGCTGGCCTCCCGCGAGGAGAGCGGCGCGCCCATCGACGTCTACTCGCCGAACTCTCCCCTCGGGTCCGCGATCAACGGCAAGAAGATCGGGGAAAAGGCGACGTACACGCTGCCCAACGGCAGGCAGAACACCGTCGAGATCCTCGAAGCCGTGCCGTACATCGGCAACTGA
- a CDS encoding thioredoxin domain-containing protein, whose amino-acid sequence MNRLGGETSPYLLQHADNPVDWFPWGEEAFAEARRRDVPVLVSVGYSACHWCHVMAHESFEDEATARLMNELFVNVKVDREERPDVDAVYMGAVQAMTGQGGWPMTVFATPDGHPFYAGTYFPRPQFQRLLHAVSQAWRQDREGVLTQGQKVVEALADRTGVPSGPLPTAETLDLAVRNLVETFDERRGGFGGAPKFPPSMVLEFLLRHGTPEAMAMAEKTMEAMARGGMYDQLGGGFARYSVDAGWVVPHFEKMLYDNALLLRVYAHWWRATGSVLAKRVALETAEWLLREMRTSEGAFASALDADSEGPDGTHGEGLFYVWTPEQLREVLGEDDAAWAASVFEVTGTFEHGTSVLQLLADPDDPARFDRVRTALRAARERRPRPGRDDKIVASWNGLVIAALAEAGALFEQPVLIDAAREAAVLLDELHTVSRGPARLLRTSRDGRAGTNAGMLEDYANTAEGFLALYGVTGETRWFHRAGDLLETVLARFPDGSGGFYDAPDDGERLFQRPQDPTDNATPSGQFAAAGALLSYAALTGSARHREAAEAALGTVSALAERYARFAGWGLAVAEAALRGPAEVAIIGPADDARTRALHRAALMSGTPGLVVALSTGDHADVPLLEGRGMVDGSPAAYVCRRFTCRAPVTTPAELRAELAR is encoded by the coding sequence ATGAACCGGCTGGGCGGCGAGACCTCTCCCTACCTCCTGCAACACGCGGACAATCCCGTCGACTGGTTCCCCTGGGGCGAGGAGGCGTTCGCGGAGGCCCGCCGGCGCGACGTCCCTGTGCTGGTCAGCGTGGGCTATTCGGCGTGTCACTGGTGTCATGTCATGGCTCACGAGTCGTTCGAGGACGAGGCCACCGCGCGGCTGATGAACGAGCTGTTCGTCAACGTCAAGGTGGATCGCGAGGAGCGGCCCGACGTGGACGCGGTCTACATGGGCGCGGTCCAGGCGATGACCGGGCAGGGCGGCTGGCCGATGACGGTCTTCGCCACCCCCGACGGACACCCGTTCTACGCCGGCACCTACTTCCCCCGGCCGCAGTTCCAGCGGCTGCTGCACGCCGTGTCGCAGGCCTGGCGGCAGGACCGTGAGGGCGTCCTGACCCAGGGCCAGAAGGTCGTGGAGGCGCTCGCCGACCGCACCGGGGTGCCCTCGGGCCCGCTGCCCACCGCCGAGACCCTCGACCTCGCCGTACGGAACCTCGTGGAGACCTTCGACGAGCGGCGGGGCGGATTCGGCGGCGCGCCCAAGTTTCCGCCATCCATGGTCCTGGAGTTCCTGCTGCGGCACGGCACCCCGGAGGCCATGGCCATGGCAGAGAAGACCATGGAGGCGATGGCCAGAGGCGGCATGTACGACCAGCTCGGCGGGGGCTTCGCCCGCTACTCGGTCGACGCCGGCTGGGTGGTGCCCCACTTCGAGAAGATGCTCTACGACAACGCGCTGCTGCTGCGGGTCTACGCCCACTGGTGGCGGGCGACCGGCTCGGTCCTGGCCAAGCGGGTGGCCCTGGAGACCGCCGAGTGGCTGCTGCGGGAGATGCGCACGTCCGAGGGCGCGTTCGCCTCGGCCCTCGACGCCGACAGCGAGGGACCGGACGGCACCCACGGCGAGGGCCTGTTCTACGTCTGGACGCCCGAACAGCTCCGCGAGGTCCTCGGGGAGGACGACGCCGCCTGGGCGGCCTCGGTGTTCGAGGTGACCGGCACGTTCGAGCACGGCACGTCTGTGCTCCAGCTTCTCGCCGACCCCGACGACCCGGCCCGGTTCGACCGGGTCCGTACGGCCCTGCGCGCGGCACGGGAGCGGCGGCCCCGGCCCGGCCGGGACGACAAGATCGTGGCCTCCTGGAACGGGCTCGTGATCGCCGCCCTGGCCGAGGCGGGCGCGCTGTTCGAACAGCCGGTGCTGATCGACGCCGCGCGTGAGGCGGCCGTGCTGCTCGACGAGCTGCACACGGTGAGCCGCGGCCCGGCCCGGCTGCTGCGGACCTCCCGCGACGGCCGGGCGGGCACCAACGCCGGCATGCTGGAGGACTACGCCAACACCGCCGAGGGCTTCCTCGCCCTCTATGGCGTCACCGGCGAGACCCGATGGTTCCACCGCGCCGGAGACCTGCTGGAGACCGTGCTGGCGCGGTTCCCCGACGGGTCAGGGGGGTTCTACGACGCCCCCGACGACGGCGAGCGGCTGTTCCAGCGGCCCCAGGACCCGACCGACAACGCGACGCCCTCGGGCCAGTTCGCGGCGGCCGGGGCGCTGCTGTCGTACGCCGCGCTCACCGGCTCCGCCCGGCACCGGGAGGCCGCCGAGGCGGCGCTGGGCACGGTCTCCGCGCTGGCGGAGCGGTACGCCCGGTTCGCCGGGTGGGGTCTCGCGGTGGCGGAGGCGGCGCTGCGCGGCCCCGCCGAGGTTGCGATCATCGGCCCGGCCGACGACGCCCGCACCCGCGCGCTGCACCGGGCCGCCCTCATGTCCGGCACGCCGGGGCTGGTCGTCGCGCTGAGCACGGGAGATCACGCCGACGTGCCGCTGCTCGAAGGGCGGGGCATGGTGGACGGCTCACCGGCGGCCTACGTGTGCCGGCGCTTCACCTGCCGGGCGCCGGTCACCACGCCCGCCGAGCTGCGCGCCGAACTGGCCCGATAG
- a CDS encoding C40 family peptidase, with amino-acid sequence MSEARQDLAYRPRLPRPGRLRRTVPLIAAALVAVLTIDVLVLGDLRPQSGDPDVVAALSGRRAGHGYVAATRQAREMPAPAQGHQAPAAQTVSQQPVAPLQRLIRPHLFVVATRPLPPEVVEKVRKVKGVAAAEATGAAEVTVDGKRVPTMGVDPSTFRSYTPKVTASSDELWRNIAAGDMAVSFELGNDGGVQLGSQVQSGARRLRIGAYATVGMGSIAAIVSKGTASALGIPDGNALVVSAPKVDSGKLRLRLLKILPKGSQVATINPVVVAPKGRKVWPQTAFMSAEQLKVALTAAVSKLGRPYVWGAEGPDSFDCSGLVQWAYAQAGVRMPRVTYQQWVTGPQVPLSQAQPGDLLFWRNDPTNPGYISHVAIYWGNGKMLHAPHTGDVVKIANVYTKNLAGVVRVSPQISARVR; translated from the coding sequence GTGTCCGAGGCTCGTCAGGATCTCGCCTATCGCCCGCGGCTGCCCCGCCCGGGGCGCCTGCGCAGGACGGTTCCCCTCATCGCCGCGGCGCTCGTCGCCGTGCTGACCATCGACGTGCTCGTGCTCGGGGATCTCCGGCCGCAATCCGGGGACCCGGACGTGGTCGCGGCCCTGTCCGGGCGGCGCGCGGGCCACGGCTACGTGGCCGCGACCCGGCAGGCCCGTGAGATGCCGGCCCCGGCGCAGGGCCACCAGGCCCCGGCCGCTCAGACGGTGTCGCAGCAGCCGGTGGCCCCGCTGCAGCGGCTGATCCGCCCGCACCTGTTCGTGGTGGCCACCCGGCCCCTTCCCCCAGAGGTGGTGGAGAAGGTGCGCAAGGTGAAGGGCGTGGCCGCCGCCGAGGCGACCGGCGCGGCCGAGGTGACCGTGGACGGCAAGCGGGTGCCCACGATGGGCGTCGACCCGTCCACCTTCCGCTCGTACACGCCGAAGGTCACGGCCTCCTCCGACGAGCTGTGGCGCAACATCGCCGCCGGCGACATGGCGGTCTCCTTCGAGCTCGGCAACGACGGCGGCGTGCAGCTGGGCTCGCAGGTCCAGAGCGGCGCCCGGCGCCTGCGCATCGGCGCGTACGCCACGGTGGGCATGGGCTCGATCGCGGCGATCGTCTCGAAGGGGACGGCGTCGGCGCTCGGCATCCCGGACGGCAACGCCCTGGTCGTGAGCGCGCCCAAGGTCGACTCCGGCAAGCTCCGCCTCAGACTGCTGAAGATCCTCCCCAAGGGCAGCCAGGTCGCCACGATCAACCCGGTGGTGGTGGCGCCGAAGGGCCGCAAGGTGTGGCCGCAGACGGCGTTCATGTCCGCGGAGCAGCTCAAGGTCGCGCTCACCGCCGCCGTCAGCAAGCTCGGCCGGCCGTACGTGTGGGGCGCCGAGGGGCCCGACAGCTTCGACTGCTCGGGGCTCGTGCAGTGGGCGTACGCGCAGGCGGGCGTGCGCATGCCGCGGGTGACCTATCAGCAGTGGGTCACCGGGCCGCAGGTGCCGCTGTCGCAGGCGCAGCCGGGTGACCTGCTGTTCTGGCGCAACGATCCGACCAACCCCGGCTACATCTCGCACGTCGCCATCTATTGGGGCAACGGGAAGATGCTGCACGCCCCGCACACGGGCGACGTCGTGAAGATCGCGAACGTCTACACCAAGAACCTCGCCGGGGTCGTCCGGGTCAGTCCGCAGATCTCGGCGCGCGTCCGCTGA
- a CDS encoding helix-turn-helix domain-containing protein, producing MTGRQQRADAQRNYERILEVARTVVEEQGTQASLRDIARRAEVGMGTLYRHFPTREALLEALLRQRFDTLAARAEELEGADDSREALRQWLREFLSRASAYRGLTSSMMTTIGDEDSALHASCSAMREAAGRLVKRAQDDGHIRPDIDGMDVFALVSAVGWIAEQGPVVAGRRDHLFSLVLDGLAAGAVSGRAPRSAD from the coding sequence ATGACGGGCCGACAGCAGCGCGCGGACGCGCAGCGCAACTACGAGCGCATCCTGGAGGTCGCCAGGACCGTGGTGGAGGAGCAGGGCACCCAGGCGTCGCTGCGCGACATCGCCCGGCGCGCCGAGGTCGGCATGGGCACGCTCTACCGCCACTTCCCCACGAGAGAGGCCCTGCTGGAGGCCCTGCTCCGGCAGCGGTTCGACACCCTGGCGGCCCGCGCGGAGGAGCTGGAGGGCGCGGACGACTCCCGCGAGGCGCTGCGGCAATGGCTGCGGGAGTTCCTCAGCCGCGCGAGCGCCTACCGCGGCCTGACCTCTTCGATGATGACGACGATCGGCGACGAGGACTCCGCCCTCCACGCGTCGTGCTCCGCCATGCGGGAGGCCGCCGGGCGCCTGGTCAAGCGGGCCCAGGACGACGGCCACATCCGGCCGGACATCGACGGGATGGACGTGTTCGCGCTGGTCAGCGCAGTCGGGTGGATCGCCGAGCAGGGCCCGGTCGTCGCCGGGCGGCGCGACCACCTGTTCTCGCTCGTGCTGGACGGCCTGGCCGCCGGCGCGGTCAGCGGACGCGCGCCGAGATCTGCGGACTGA
- a CDS encoding saccharopine dehydrogenase family protein produces MESGLTVAVYGAYGHTGRFLVARLRERGFVPVLSGRDAAKLEKAASETGLEARPAPVGDPASLDRALAGAAAVINCAGPFAATAAPVIEAALRARIPYVDVAAEIEANVDTFANFADRARAAGAVIVPAMAFYGGFGDLLATAAMGDWTAADEAHVAYGLSGWHPTAGTRASGVVSGQRRGGRRVRYANGRLEYRDDKQPTLEWPFPAPMGPRAVIGEFTMADVVTIPSHLSIPDVRTYMTVEAARDLSDPGTPAPAPVDEHGRSAQTFLVDVVVRSGGSERRAVARGQDIYAVTAPLVVEAVERILTGRTRTAGVASAGEIFDALGFLHALAPHVSFELRR; encoded by the coding sequence GTGGAATCGGGTCTCACGGTGGCGGTTTACGGCGCGTACGGGCATACCGGGCGATTCTTGGTGGCACGGCTGCGGGAGCGCGGGTTCGTGCCCGTGCTGTCCGGACGGGACGCCGCCAAGCTGGAGAAGGCGGCGTCGGAGACCGGGCTGGAGGCCCGCCCGGCCCCGGTCGGCGACCCGGCCTCGCTCGACCGCGCCCTGGCCGGCGCGGCGGCCGTGATCAACTGTGCCGGGCCCTTCGCCGCGACGGCCGCGCCCGTGATCGAGGCGGCGCTGCGCGCCCGGATCCCCTACGTGGACGTGGCGGCGGAGATCGAGGCCAACGTCGACACGTTCGCGAACTTCGCGGACCGCGCCCGCGCCGCCGGAGCCGTGATCGTCCCCGCGATGGCCTTCTACGGCGGTTTCGGCGACCTGCTGGCCACCGCCGCGATGGGCGACTGGACGGCCGCAGACGAGGCGCACGTCGCGTACGGGCTGAGCGGCTGGCACCCGACCGCCGGGACCCGCGCCTCGGGCGTGGTCTCCGGGCAGCGGCGGGGCGGCCGGCGCGTCCGTTATGCGAACGGCCGGCTGGAGTATCGCGACGACAAGCAGCCGACCCTGGAGTGGCCCTTCCCCGCCCCGATGGGACCGCGGGCCGTCATCGGAGAGTTCACGATGGCCGACGTCGTCACCATTCCCAGCCATTTGTCCATCCCCGACGTGCGGACGTACATGACGGTCGAGGCCGCCAGGGACCTGTCGGATCCGGGCACCCCGGCCCCGGCCCCGGTCGACGAGCACGGGCGGTCCGCGCAGACCTTCCTCGTCGACGTCGTCGTGCGCTCCGGCGGCAGCGAACGGCGGGCCGTGGCACGTGGCCAGGACATCTACGCCGTCACCGCGCCGCTCGTGGTGGAGGCGGTCGAGCGCATCCTCACCGGACGGACCAGGACCGCCGGCGTCGCCTCCGCCGGTGAGATCTTCGACGCCCTCGGCTTCCTCCACGCCCTGGCCCCGCACGTCTCCTTCGAACTGCGCCGATAA
- a CDS encoding GNAT family N-acetyltransferase, with product MSTDVRVVDNPAASRYEIIVDGVVAGFAQYRLRDGAMVLPHTEVRGEFEGRGLGGALVGGALDAARAAGLRVVPLCSFVAWYIQRHPEYRDLVDDDYRDLVDTPG from the coding sequence GTGAGCACGGACGTCAGGGTCGTCGACAACCCCGCCGCGTCGCGCTACGAGATCATCGTGGACGGCGTGGTCGCCGGGTTCGCCCAATACCGGCTGCGCGACGGCGCGATGGTCCTGCCGCACACCGAGGTGCGCGGCGAGTTCGAGGGCCGCGGGCTGGGCGGCGCGCTGGTCGGCGGAGCCCTCGACGCGGCCCGGGCGGCCGGCCTGCGTGTCGTGCCGCTCTGCTCGTTCGTGGCCTGGTACATCCAGCGGCATCCGGAATACCGCGATCTCGTGGACGACGACTACCGCGACCTGGTCGACACACCCGGCTGA
- the mca gene encoding mycothiol conjugate amidase Mca → MSAPLRLMAVHAHPDDESSKGAATMARYVAEGAEVLVVTCTGGERGSILNPKMDRPDILENIGEVRRQEMEKAREILGVQQRFLGFVDSGLPEDENEPLPEGCFALQPLDVASAPLVAAVREFRPHVILTYDDNGGYPHPDHIMTNRVSVEAFEAAGDPDRYPGTGEPWQPLKLYYHMGFTRERFEALHNAMTERGMGSPYADWISRWEDRPQKWEVTTRVPCADYFEVRDLALLAHATQVDPDGFWFVCPRELQEEIWPTEDYHLARSLVDTTLPEDDLFAGIAAGVTPACS, encoded by the coding sequence GTGAGTGCACCGTTGAGGCTGATGGCCGTGCACGCGCACCCGGACGACGAGTCGAGCAAGGGCGCCGCCACGATGGCCCGCTACGTCGCGGAGGGCGCGGAGGTGCTCGTCGTCACGTGTACGGGTGGTGAACGCGGCTCGATCCTCAACCCCAAGATGGACCGGCCGGACATCCTGGAGAACATCGGCGAGGTCCGCCGCCAGGAGATGGAGAAGGCGCGCGAGATCCTCGGCGTCCAGCAGCGGTTCCTCGGCTTCGTCGACTCGGGGCTGCCCGAGGACGAGAACGAGCCGCTGCCCGAGGGGTGCTTCGCCCTGCAGCCGCTCGACGTGGCGTCGGCGCCGCTCGTCGCCGCCGTCCGGGAGTTCCGGCCGCACGTGATCCTCACGTACGACGACAACGGCGGCTACCCCCACCCGGACCACATCATGACCAACCGGGTGTCCGTGGAGGCGTTCGAGGCGGCGGGCGACCCCGACCGCTACCCCGGCACTGGCGAGCCGTGGCAGCCGCTGAAGCTCTACTACCACATGGGCTTCACGCGGGAGCGGTTCGAGGCGCTGCACAACGCCATGACCGAGCGCGGCATGGGCTCGCCGTACGCCGACTGGATCTCGCGGTGGGAGGACCGCCCGCAGAAGTGGGAGGTCACCACCAGGGTCCCGTGCGCGGACTATTTCGAGGTCCGCGATCTCGCCCTGCTCGCGCACGCCACCCAGGTCGACCCCGACGGGTTCTGGTTCGTCTGCCCGCGTGAGCTGCAGGAGGAGATCTGGCCGACCGAGGACTACCACCTCGCGCGGTCGCTCGTGGACACCACGCTGCCGGAGGACGACCTGTTCGCGGGGATCGCCGCGGGGGTCACCCCTGCCTGCTCGTAA